The following are encoded together in the Paraburkholderia sp. BL10I2N1 genome:
- a CDS encoding D-(-)-3-hydroxybutyrate oligomer hydrolase: MRDKSTATRRAAVLLSAALVGAVLVPGAWADDHDGGRPALNRLPSFVVASSLRTTTYDGVSDDLLTAGLGKTGLAGAAPAIANPASPTAAELRRLAIWTNYRALVDIKPSGGYGRLWGPNVDLTGNDTLGEGKIAGTEYLAYADDGRGRQNVSLLVQVPASFDPANPCIVTATSSGSRGVYGAISAAGEWGLKRGCAVAYTDKGTGNGAHELMTGLVTLIDGRLADAAAAGGSSLFTARVPAGSLATYNQAFPNRYAFKHAHSQQNPEEDWGRDTLAAVQFAYWALNQQFAPRVGPSNHGVRYRQGSITTIAASVSNGGGASLEAAEQDTGGWITAVVVGEPQVNVRMPDNAQVIEGGQRIAAAGKPLADYMTLANLLQPCAALAEAASGAPYLTALPTATTSAIRQARCASLAAAGYIHGTDTQTQANDALTLLHEAGYEADSDLLHAPMWDSQAVPAVAVTYADAYTRSSVIDNLCGFSFGTTNPSGAAGVTPAVSPMLTVFALGNGVPPTNGISLVYNVTPPGGADHRLATADASFAGAACVRRLWTGRDSRMLASVEAIRVNANLHGKPAIIVQGRSDALVPVNHASRAYLAANSVREGSRSQLSFYEVTNGQHFDAFLGVSGFDSRFVPVHYYNIQALNLMWSHLKNGTPLPPSQVIRTVPRGVTASGVPELSVANLPAIVANPGSNAIGVNRGVVNVPH; this comes from the coding sequence ATGAGAGACAAATCGACCGCAACCCGGCGTGCAGCGGTATTGCTCAGTGCCGCGCTAGTGGGTGCAGTACTCGTCCCCGGCGCGTGGGCCGACGATCACGACGGTGGGCGGCCCGCCCTGAATCGCCTGCCGTCGTTCGTCGTGGCAAGCAGCCTCAGGACCACCACGTATGACGGCGTCAGCGACGATCTGCTGACAGCCGGCCTTGGCAAGACGGGGCTCGCAGGCGCGGCACCCGCTATTGCAAACCCGGCGAGCCCGACGGCAGCCGAGTTGCGGCGGCTCGCGATCTGGACGAATTACCGCGCGCTCGTCGACATAAAGCCGAGCGGTGGTTACGGTCGTCTCTGGGGGCCCAATGTTGATCTGACCGGGAATGACACGCTTGGCGAGGGAAAAATCGCCGGCACCGAATACCTGGCGTATGCCGATGACGGCCGTGGCCGGCAGAACGTCAGCCTGCTGGTTCAGGTGCCGGCGAGCTTCGATCCGGCGAACCCGTGCATTGTCACGGCGACATCATCGGGTTCGCGCGGGGTCTACGGCGCGATATCGGCGGCTGGCGAGTGGGGACTCAAGCGCGGCTGTGCGGTCGCCTATACCGACAAGGGCACCGGCAATGGAGCCCACGAACTGATGACCGGTCTCGTCACGCTGATTGATGGCCGCCTCGCCGATGCCGCCGCCGCCGGGGGCAGCAGTCTCTTCACCGCCAGAGTGCCCGCAGGCAGCCTGGCGACCTACAATCAGGCGTTTCCGAACCGCTATGCGTTCAAGCATGCACATTCGCAGCAGAACCCGGAAGAGGACTGGGGCAGGGACACGCTCGCGGCTGTGCAGTTCGCGTACTGGGCGTTGAACCAGCAGTTTGCGCCGCGCGTCGGCCCGTCGAATCACGGCGTGCGCTACCGGCAGGGCAGCATCACGACGATCGCGGCGTCTGTGAGCAACGGCGGTGGCGCGTCGCTCGAGGCCGCCGAGCAGGATACGGGAGGGTGGATCACGGCGGTAGTGGTCGGCGAGCCACAGGTCAACGTCCGGATGCCCGACAACGCGCAGGTGATCGAGGGCGGCCAGCGTATCGCCGCGGCCGGCAAACCGCTGGCGGACTACATGACGCTCGCCAACCTGCTCCAGCCATGCGCCGCACTCGCGGAGGCGGCCTCGGGCGCTCCGTATCTGACGGCGTTGCCCACCGCGACAACGTCGGCCATCCGCCAGGCCCGCTGCGCTTCGCTGGCAGCGGCAGGCTACATACACGGCACCGACACGCAAACCCAGGCGAACGACGCGCTCACGTTGCTGCACGAGGCAGGTTATGAAGCCGATTCCGATCTCCTGCACGCACCCATGTGGGACTCGCAGGCCGTGCCGGCCGTCGCCGTCACGTACGCCGATGCGTACACGAGGTCGAGCGTGATCGACAACCTTTGCGGCTTCAGCTTCGGCACGACGAACCCTTCAGGCGCAGCGGGCGTGACACCAGCCGTCTCGCCGATGCTGACCGTGTTCGCGCTGGGCAACGGTGTGCCGCCGACCAACGGCATCAGTCTCGTCTACAACGTCACGCCGCCAGGGGGGGCCGACCACCGGCTCGCGACAGCCGATGCAAGCTTCGCGGGTGCGGCATGCGTACGCAGGCTATGGACAGGTAGGGACTCGCGCATGCTGGCGAGTGTCGAGGCGATCCGCGTGAATGCAAACCTGCATGGCAAGCCCGCGATCATCGTTCAGGGCCGCAGCGATGCACTCGTGCCGGTGAATCATGCGTCGCGCGCGTATCTTGCGGCAAACAGCGTGAGGGAAGGCTCGCGCAGCCAGCTGTCGTTCTACGAGGTGACGAACGGACAGCATTTCGACGCGTTCCTCGGCGTGTCCGGCTTTGACTCACGCTTCGTGCCGGTCCACTACTACAACATCCAGGCGCTCAACCTGATGTGGAGCCACCTGAAGAACGGCACGCCGCTACCGCCGTCGCAGGTGATCCGCACGGTGCCGCGCGGCGTCACGGCGAGCGGTGTGCCCGAGTTGAGCGTGGCGAACCTGCCGGCCATCGTGGCGAACCCCGGCAGCAATGCGATCGGCGTGAACCGCGGGGTGGTGAACGTACCGCACTAA
- a CDS encoding DUF2891 domain-containing protein, giving the protein MTTQLTSAIASKFAALALDHLTREYPNKLTHSLAGPQDVQGPRALHPIFYGSYDWHSCVHGYWLVLRLIDRFPDLPEADRIIAVVEEHFTERNVAGERVYLDLPHNRGFERPYGWAWLLALAAQVQSMKLPQAQRWTQTIAPLTDTFVERFEEFLPKATYPLRVGTHFNMAFALALSLDFARQTSRDSLAGLIVETAKRWYLNDAGCQAWEPAGDEFLSPSLMEAELMHRVLQPTEFVEWFGRFLPDVARREPATLFLPATVTDRSDGKIAHLDGLNLSRAWCQRSIARALPDGDARVAVLREAADTHLGVALAHVAGDYMGEHWLATFALLALEA; this is encoded by the coding sequence ATGACTACCCAACTGACCTCCGCCATAGCGTCGAAATTCGCTGCGCTGGCGCTCGACCACCTCACGCGCGAGTATCCGAACAAGCTCACCCATTCGCTTGCCGGTCCGCAGGACGTGCAGGGTCCACGCGCGCTCCATCCGATCTTTTACGGCAGCTACGACTGGCATTCGTGCGTGCACGGCTACTGGCTCGTGCTGCGCCTGATCGATCGCTTTCCGGACCTGCCTGAGGCGGATCGCATCATCGCGGTCGTTGAAGAACATTTCACGGAGAGGAATGTCGCCGGCGAACGTGTGTATCTGGATCTGCCCCACAATCGCGGCTTTGAACGGCCGTACGGCTGGGCCTGGCTGCTTGCGCTTGCCGCGCAGGTGCAGTCGATGAAACTGCCGCAGGCCCAGCGCTGGACGCAAACGATCGCGCCGCTGACGGACACCTTCGTCGAGCGCTTCGAGGAGTTTTTGCCGAAGGCAACGTACCCGTTGCGCGTCGGCACGCACTTCAACATGGCGTTTGCACTCGCGCTGTCACTCGACTTCGCGCGCCAGACCTCACGCGATTCGCTCGCCGGCCTGATCGTCGAAACGGCGAAGCGCTGGTATCTGAATGACGCGGGGTGCCAGGCGTGGGAGCCGGCCGGCGACGAATTCCTGTCGCCGTCGCTGATGGAAGCCGAGTTGATGCACCGCGTGTTGCAGCCCACGGAATTCGTCGAGTGGTTCGGCCGTTTCCTGCCCGACGTTGCCCGACGCGAACCGGCCACGCTATTCCTGCCAGCCACCGTCACCGATCGCAGCGACGGCAAGATTGCGCACCTCGACGGCCTCAATCTGAGCCGTGCGTGGTGCCAGCGGTCCATTGCGCGTGCGCTGCCCGATGGCGATGCGCGTGTCGCCGTCCTGCGCGAAGCGGCGGACACGCATCTCGGCGTGGCACTCGCGCACGTCGCGGGCGACTACATGGGCGAACATTGGCTCGCGACCTTCGCGCTGCTTGCGCTGGAAGCGTAG
- a CDS encoding FAD-binding oxidoreductase, with product MTNDSLDRRADALARDSYYEATASRPLADDPMLDGIHEADVCVIGAGFAGLSVALECRARGLSVIVVDAHRPGWGASGRNGGQTLVGFAKDEVIEKQLGLDGARAAWAMSVEGVALVRERIARYGIDCDFTPGYLTVATKPKRVPDLRAWMEAASSRWGYGNLSWLDTDAIRARIASRNYLAGVYDPLSGHLHPLKYCLGLADAARLEGAQLFAHSPVLEVVRGSRPVVRTATGEVRCRFVAACGNATLGDVLPAEVASRIAPIASYIVATEPLGRERANSLIAGRAAVCDNNFFLDYYRVAADHRLLFGGRASSTGASPAQLGEEIRQRMTGVFPQLSDVKIEFAWGGFVDVTRNRAPDFGSIDSNYYYVQGFSGHGVALTGVAGRVVAQAMAGETGAFDLFAKLRHARFPGGPAFRGPALELGMLYHRIRELF from the coding sequence ATGACCAACGACAGTCTCGACCGCCGCGCCGACGCGCTCGCGCGCGACTCTTACTACGAAGCGACAGCCAGCCGGCCGCTCGCGGACGACCCGATGCTCGACGGCATCCATGAAGCCGACGTCTGCGTGATCGGCGCGGGTTTTGCGGGCCTTTCCGTCGCGCTCGAATGCCGGGCACGCGGCCTGTCGGTGATCGTCGTCGACGCCCATCGTCCGGGCTGGGGCGCATCGGGACGCAACGGCGGGCAGACGCTCGTCGGTTTTGCGAAAGATGAAGTCATCGAAAAGCAGCTCGGTCTCGACGGCGCGCGCGCCGCCTGGGCCATGTCGGTCGAAGGCGTGGCACTCGTGCGCGAGCGAATCGCGCGCTACGGCATCGACTGCGATTTCACGCCCGGCTATCTGACCGTTGCGACGAAGCCCAAGCGCGTGCCGGATCTGCGCGCGTGGATGGAAGCTGCTTCGTCCCGCTGGGGCTATGGGAATCTGTCATGGCTCGACACCGACGCGATACGCGCGCGCATTGCGTCGCGCAACTATCTCGCGGGCGTCTACGATCCGCTTTCGGGCCATCTGCACCCGCTCAAATATTGCCTCGGTCTCGCCGATGCTGCGCGGCTTGAAGGCGCGCAGCTCTTTGCGCATTCGCCGGTGCTGGAAGTGGTACGCGGCTCGCGCCCCGTCGTCCGCACCGCGACGGGAGAAGTGCGCTGCCGCTTCGTCGCTGCCTGCGGCAACGCAACACTCGGCGACGTGCTGCCCGCCGAAGTCGCTTCGCGCATTGCGCCGATCGCTTCCTACATCGTCGCGACCGAGCCGCTCGGCCGCGAGCGCGCAAATTCGCTGATAGCGGGACGCGCTGCCGTGTGCGACAACAATTTCTTTCTCGACTACTACCGCGTCGCCGCAGACCATCGCCTGCTGTTCGGCGGCCGCGCCAGTTCCACCGGCGCATCGCCCGCGCAGCTCGGGGAAGAGATCCGCCAACGGATGACGGGCGTCTTTCCGCAACTATCCGACGTCAAGATCGAATTCGCGTGGGGCGGCTTTGTCGATGTCACGCGCAATCGCGCGCCGGATTTTGGTTCGATCGATTCGAACTACTACTACGTGCAGGGCTTTTCCGGACATGGTGTGGCATTGACGGGCGTTGCAGGGCGCGTCGTCGCGCAGGCGATGGCGGGCGAGACCGGCGCCTTCGATCTCTTTGCGAAACTTAGGCATGCGCGTTTTCCTGGCGGGCCGGCGTTTCGCGGCCCGGCGCTCGAACTCGGCATGCTGTATCACCGGATTCGCGAACTGTTCTGA
- a CDS encoding FAD-binding oxidoreductase codes for MLRLSNQPHAASYYAATVNDTTRHPALDDSITVDVCVIGAGLTGISAALNLAERGHSVAVLEASKVGWAASGRNGGQLIGGFACDIDTFAKYLPADDVKRVWDMGAETLDIVRERVERHQIDCALTPGYLTAANKPRDVEALQQWRDEAARRFGYDRFKYVDGNAMSHYVQSSRYLGGLFDPDSGHLHPLNYTLGLARAAVAAGARIFEDSCVTALRAEGGRHVVESARGKVHAKFVVLACNTYLGSLAPAVARKIMPVGTYVVATEPLDEARANALMPAQAAVCDSRFVLDYFRPSKDRRLLWGGKVSYSKLAPRNLAQAMRSDMLKTFPQLADVKIDYVWGGFVDITMNRAPHFGRLSPTVYFAQGFSGHGVNTTGLAGKLIAEAIDGQAARFDLFGKIPHRDFPGGDTLRTPALVLAMAWYRMKDLL; via the coding sequence ATGCTCAGGCTTTCGAACCAGCCCCACGCCGCGTCGTACTACGCGGCCACCGTCAACGACACAACCCGCCATCCCGCGCTCGACGATTCCATCACGGTGGACGTCTGCGTGATCGGCGCCGGGCTGACCGGCATCTCCGCCGCGCTCAATCTCGCAGAACGCGGCCATTCCGTCGCGGTCCTCGAAGCATCGAAGGTCGGCTGGGCCGCGAGCGGCCGCAACGGCGGCCAGCTGATCGGCGGCTTCGCGTGCGACATCGATACGTTCGCGAAGTACCTGCCCGCCGACGACGTAAAACGCGTCTGGGATATGGGCGCGGAAACACTCGATATCGTCAGGGAGCGGGTCGAGAGACACCAGATCGACTGCGCGTTGACCCCCGGTTACCTCACCGCGGCGAACAAGCCGCGGGACGTCGAAGCGTTGCAGCAATGGCGCGACGAAGCTGCAAGGCGTTTCGGCTACGACCGTTTCAAGTATGTGGACGGCAACGCGATGTCGCACTATGTGCAATCGTCGCGCTACCTGGGCGGATTGTTCGACCCGGACAGCGGTCATCTTCATCCGCTCAATTACACGCTCGGCCTCGCTCGCGCCGCCGTCGCTGCTGGCGCGCGCATCTTCGAAGACAGCTGCGTCACCGCACTGCGCGCCGAAGGTGGGCGGCACGTCGTCGAAAGCGCCCGCGGCAAGGTGCATGCGAAGTTCGTTGTGCTCGCATGCAATACGTATCTCGGCTCGCTTGCGCCCGCCGTCGCGCGCAAGATCATGCCGGTCGGCACCTACGTCGTCGCGACCGAGCCGCTCGATGAAGCGCGCGCCAACGCCTTGATGCCCGCGCAGGCTGCAGTCTGCGACAGCCGTTTTGTGCTTGACTATTTCCGGCCGTCGAAGGATCGCCGCCTGCTGTGGGGCGGCAAGGTCAGTTACTCGAAGCTTGCGCCGCGAAATCTGGCACAAGCCATGCGCAGCGATATGCTGAAGACCTTTCCGCAACTCGCCGATGTCAAAATCGACTATGTGTGGGGCGGTTTTGTCGATATCACGATGAATCGGGCGCCGCATTTCGGACGCCTTTCGCCCACCGTCTACTTCGCGCAGGGTTTCTCGGGGCACGGCGTCAACACGACGGGGCTCGCGGGCAAGCTGATCGCGGAAGCGATCGACGGGCAGGCGGCTCGCTTCGATCTCTTCGGCAAGATCCCGCACCGCGATTTCCCCGGTGGCGATACACTGCGTACCCCTGCCCTCGTGCTCGCGATGGCCTGGTATCGGATGAAGGATCTGCTGTGA
- a CDS encoding DUF3138 family protein, producing MRKKLICLLVAGSLPGLAMADATSDQIKALQAQLNALQKEVKQLRAEVASKPKAAATAAAPVAPVAAPVAAAPLDITSPEYGKAQATLTNDEVTAMKQQIANQQLKVDSLEDAANTGPIAGLSVTGYIDPTYVYNRAQSSSSFLFANHENAYTYYNSTFGDLYLDIKKTFGVGPMAPSAEVTLMPNRGNGITLLQNSHGEIGNNILNTAVVNVPMTAEATFVAGLIPSFGGYEVQQSNQMLTLTHNLLYDFSDPGSYVGIGANYTKGNWASKFFLGNEQYRTFGSITQTGVNALGDPITTSNKVPTFTARTDYTWSSALDIGGSFNIGRQTLPSAFNAATNTTAFGVGGQAPSAYGAFLFGEVDLTYTLADVQYNAEVDYGQQDHAAFNGGQAQWYGISLLAHRKFNLEGIGRMGATLRYDYLADSKNGGGGGGIALNSNGMDTANGFGIGADCLANSQANGGLGFECKGANRQDVALDLLFYPTQQIQVKVEYRHDWANNKVFLRNDGSYGKSNDLLATQFIYSF from the coding sequence ATGAGAAAGAAACTCATCTGTCTGCTGGTGGCGGGGAGTCTGCCTGGCCTTGCCATGGCAGATGCCACCAGCGACCAGATCAAGGCCCTGCAGGCCCAGCTCAACGCGCTGCAAAAAGAAGTCAAGCAGCTGCGCGCAGAGGTGGCCAGCAAGCCGAAGGCCGCTGCAACAGCGGCGGCCCCGGTGGCGCCTGTCGCTGCGCCGGTCGCGGCAGCGCCGCTGGACATCACTTCGCCTGAATACGGCAAGGCTCAGGCAACGTTGACCAACGACGAAGTAACCGCGATGAAGCAGCAGATCGCGAACCAGCAGTTGAAGGTCGATTCGCTTGAAGACGCGGCCAATACCGGGCCGATCGCAGGTCTTTCGGTGACGGGCTATATCGATCCGACCTACGTCTACAACCGTGCGCAAAGTTCCTCGTCGTTCCTGTTCGCGAACCACGAAAACGCCTACACGTACTACAACAGCACGTTCGGCGACCTCTACCTCGACATCAAGAAGACCTTCGGCGTAGGCCCGATGGCGCCGTCGGCGGAAGTCACGTTGATGCCGAACCGCGGCAACGGCATCACGTTGCTGCAGAATTCGCACGGCGAGATCGGCAACAACATCCTGAACACGGCCGTGGTCAACGTGCCGATGACGGCGGAAGCGACCTTCGTCGCCGGTCTGATCCCAAGCTTCGGCGGCTACGAAGTGCAGCAGTCCAACCAGATGCTGACGCTGACGCACAACCTGCTGTATGACTTCTCCGATCCGGGCAGCTATGTCGGTATCGGCGCGAACTACACCAAGGGTAACTGGGCCTCGAAGTTCTTCCTCGGCAACGAGCAGTATCGTACGTTCGGCTCGATCACGCAGACGGGCGTCAATGCGTTGGGCGACCCGATCACGACCAGCAACAAGGTACCGACCTTCACGGCACGTACGGACTACACGTGGTCGAGCGCGCTGGATATCGGCGGCTCGTTCAACATTGGCCGGCAGACACTCCCGAGCGCGTTCAACGCGGCGACGAACACCACCGCATTCGGTGTCGGCGGCCAGGCGCCTAGCGCCTATGGCGCGTTCCTCTTCGGCGAGGTCGACCTCACGTATACGTTGGCGGACGTGCAGTACAACGCCGAAGTCGACTACGGTCAGCAGGACCATGCGGCCTTCAACGGTGGCCAGGCACAGTGGTACGGTATCTCGCTGCTCGCCCACCGCAAGTTCAACCTCGAGGGCATCGGGCGGATGGGTGCAACGCTGCGCTATGACTACCTCGCTGACAGCAAGAACGGCGGCGGTGGCGGTGGCATCGCGCTGAACTCGAACGGCATGGATACCGCCAACGGCTTCGGCATCGGCGCTGACTGTCTGGCGAACTCGCAGGCGAACGGCGGCCTCGGCTTCGAATGCAAGGGCGCGAACCGTCAGGACGTCGCACTCGACCTGCTGTTCTATCCGACCCAGCAGATCCAGGTCAAGGTGGAATATCGCCACGACTGGGCCAACAACAAGGTGTTCCTGCGTAACGACGGTTCGTACGGCAAGTCCAACGACCTGCTCGCCACGCAGTTCATCTACTCGTTCTAA
- a CDS encoding ABC transporter permease subunit yields MIKPNKPLSAGVLTLGFLFLYIPIFSLVVYSFNESKLVTVWSGFSLKWYAALLQDDELLTAAWLSLKIGLLTACASVVIGTWAGFVLARFGRFRGFTFFAGMINAPLVIPEVIQGISLLLLFVALEQMLGWPRGRGVLTIWIGHVMLCVSYVAIIVQSRVKEMNRSLEEAALDLGATPLKVFFLITLPLISQALMSGWLLSFTLSIDDLVLSAFLSGPGSTTLPLVVFSRVRLGLNPEMNALATIFIAAVTIGVIAVNKWMLARERKRTRDMQIAFAQAEPADASPAVPQPATVRQSLDTAKA; encoded by the coding sequence ATGATCAAGCCAAACAAACCCCTTTCCGCCGGTGTGCTGACGCTCGGGTTCCTGTTTCTTTACATCCCGATCTTCAGCCTCGTCGTCTACTCATTCAATGAATCGAAACTCGTCACGGTCTGGTCCGGCTTCTCGCTGAAGTGGTACGCGGCGCTGCTGCAGGACGATGAACTGCTGACCGCCGCCTGGCTGTCGCTCAAGATCGGCTTGTTGACGGCGTGTGCGTCGGTCGTGATCGGCACCTGGGCGGGCTTCGTGCTGGCGCGCTTCGGCAGGTTTCGCGGCTTTACGTTCTTCGCCGGGATGATCAACGCGCCGCTCGTGATTCCCGAGGTGATCCAGGGCATCTCGCTGCTGCTGCTGTTCGTCGCGCTCGAACAGATGCTCGGCTGGCCAAGAGGCCGCGGCGTGCTGACGATCTGGATCGGCCACGTGATGCTGTGCGTGTCCTATGTGGCGATCATCGTGCAGTCGCGCGTCAAGGAAATGAACCGGTCGCTCGAAGAGGCGGCGCTTGATCTCGGCGCCACGCCGCTCAAGGTGTTCTTCCTGATCACGCTGCCGTTGATTTCGCAGGCGCTGATGTCGGGCTGGTTGCTGTCGTTCACGCTGTCGATCGATGACCTCGTGCTGTCCGCGTTCCTCTCCGGCCCCGGCTCCACGACGCTGCCGCTCGTCGTCTTCTCGCGCGTGCGGCTCGGCCTGAATCCGGAGATGAATGCGCTCGCCACCATCTTTATCGCTGCGGTGACGATCGGGGTGATCGCCGTCAACAAGTGGATGCTGGCACGCGAGCGCAAGCGCACCCGTGACATGCAGATCGCGTTCGCCCAGGCCGAACCAGCCGATGCCAGTCCCGCAGTACCGCAACCCGCCACCGTACGGCAGTCACTCGATACGGCAAAAGCATAA
- a CDS encoding ABC transporter permease subunit translates to MRTPAPTSVLPGAAPANPRFVALRAFLSRFVPSGRTTVIGVPFLWLTVFFALPFVLVLKISFADLRMGIPPYSELVTIKDGVVHFAIQLSHYAFLLQDDLYIATYISSLKMAAVSTICCLLIGYLIAYYIARSEPQTRNLLMMGVMLPFWTSFLIRVYAWIGILKDDGLLNHTLISIGLIHSPLRLYHTDIGVYIGMVYSYLPFMVMPLYAHLVKMDLTLLEAAYDLGAKPWTAFTRITLPLSKNGIIAGSLLVFIPAVGEYVIPELLGGADTLMIGRVMWDEFFNNMDWPMASAVTVAMVLLLLVPMAVFQYYQVKELEGTK, encoded by the coding sequence ATGAGAACGCCTGCCCCCACCTCCGTGCTGCCTGGTGCAGCCCCCGCGAATCCGCGCTTCGTCGCGCTGCGCGCGTTTCTCTCGCGCTTCGTGCCCTCTGGCCGCACGACCGTCATCGGCGTGCCCTTCCTGTGGCTGACGGTCTTCTTCGCGTTACCGTTCGTGCTGGTGCTGAAGATCAGCTTCGCGGACCTGCGCATGGGCATTCCGCCCTACTCGGAACTCGTGACCATCAAGGACGGCGTCGTGCATTTCGCCATCCAGCTGAGTCACTACGCGTTCCTGCTGCAGGACGACCTGTATATCGCGACCTACATCAGTTCGCTGAAGATGGCTGCGGTCTCAACCATCTGCTGCCTGCTGATCGGTTACCTGATTGCGTACTACATCGCGCGCTCGGAACCGCAGACACGCAACCTGCTGATGATGGGTGTGATGCTGCCGTTCTGGACGTCGTTTTTGATCCGCGTCTATGCGTGGATCGGCATTCTGAAAGACGACGGTCTGCTCAATCACACACTGATCTCCATCGGTCTGATCCACTCGCCGTTGCGGCTGTACCACACTGATATTGGCGTCTATATCGGCATGGTCTATTCGTACCTGCCGTTCATGGTGATGCCGCTGTACGCGCACCTCGTGAAGATGGATCTGACGCTGCTCGAAGCCGCGTACGACCTCGGCGCGAAGCCATGGACCGCCTTTACCCGCATTACGTTGCCGCTGTCGAAGAACGGGATCATCGCGGGCAGCCTGCTGGTGTTCATTCCGGCGGTGGGCGAGTACGTGATTCCTGAACTGTTGGGTGGCGCCGACACGCTGATGATCGGCCGCGTGATGTGGGATGAGTTCTTCAACAATATGGACTGGCCAATGGCTTCCGCGGTGACGGTGGCGATGGTGCTGCTGTTGCTGGTGCCGATGGCCGTCTTCCAGTACTACCAGGTGAAGGAGCTGGAGGGCACAAAATGA
- the potA gene encoding polyamine ABC transporter ATP-binding protein — translation MNLTPTLSATPVARNTAATAKKPDEFVRIENVVKKFGDSTAVDNVNLTIAKNELFALLGSSGCGKSTLLRMLAGLETATSGKIFVDGEDLASLPPYRRPVNMMFQSYALFPHMSVEANVAFGLKQEGTPKNEIRERVGDALHLVQMSRYAQRKPHQLSGGQQQRVALARSLVKRPKLLLLDEPMSALDKKIRQKTQLELVNIIEKVDVTCVMVTHDQEEAMTMASRLAVMSEGRIVQIGSPSQVYEFPNSRFSAEFIGSTNLFEGLVVEDEPDHIFVESEDLEARMYVSHGITGPLGMPVGISVRPERVRVSRERPASPHNWARGVVSDVAYMGSYSLYHVRLPSGKTVMSNLSSSYLMNEGAPAYNDDVFVSWSPASGVVLTQ, via the coding sequence ATGAACTTGACACCCACTCTCAGCGCCACTCCGGTGGCCCGCAACACGGCCGCGACGGCAAAGAAGCCGGACGAATTCGTCCGCATCGAAAACGTCGTGAAGAAATTCGGCGACAGCACCGCGGTCGACAACGTCAACCTGACGATCGCGAAGAACGAACTCTTCGCGTTGCTCGGCAGCTCCGGCTGCGGCAAGTCGACCCTGCTGCGCATGCTCGCGGGACTGGAGACCGCGACCTCCGGCAAGATCTTCGTCGATGGCGAAGACCTCGCCTCGCTGCCGCCCTACCGACGGCCCGTGAACATGATGTTCCAGTCGTACGCGCTGTTTCCGCACATGAGCGTCGAGGCCAACGTGGCGTTCGGCCTCAAGCAGGAAGGCACGCCGAAGAACGAGATCAGGGAGCGCGTGGGCGATGCGCTCCATCTGGTGCAGATGAGCAGGTATGCGCAGCGCAAGCCGCATCAGCTCTCCGGCGGCCAGCAGCAGCGCGTGGCGCTCGCCCGCTCGCTGGTCAAGCGGCCGAAGCTGCTGCTGCTCGATGAACCGATGTCCGCGCTGGATAAAAAGATCCGCCAGAAGACCCAGCTCGAACTGGTCAACATTATCGAGAAGGTCGATGTCACCTGCGTGATGGTCACGCACGATCAGGAAGAAGCGATGACGATGGCAAGCCGCCTTGCCGTCATGAGCGAAGGCCGCATCGTGCAGATCGGCTCGCCCAGCCAGGTCTATGAATTTCCGAACAGCCGCTTCTCGGCCGAATTCATCGGTTCGACCAATCTGTTCGAGGGCCTCGTCGTGGAAGACGAGCCGGATCACATCTTCGTCGAAAGCGAAGACCTCGAAGCCCGCATGTACGTGAGCCACGGCATCACCGGGCCGCTTGGCATGCCGGTGGGCATCTCGGTGCGCCCGGAGCGCGTCAGGGTGTCACGCGAGCGTCCCGCCTCGCCGCACAACTGGGCCCGCGGCGTGGTCTCGGATGTCGCCTACATGGGCAGCTATTCGCTCTATCACGTGCGCCTGCCCAGCGGCAAAACCGTGATGTCGAATCTCTCCAGTTCGTACCTGATGAACGAAGGTGCGCCCGCCTACAACGACGATGTCTTCGTCTCCTGGTCGCCCGCAAGCGGCGTGGTGCTGACGCAATGA